One Elaeis guineensis isolate ETL-2024a chromosome 10, EG11, whole genome shotgun sequence genomic window carries:
- the LOC105036503 gene encoding uncharacterized protein isoform X3, producing MKRLIHIPINLTEQRTIMSGDAGVSAFPEGENIFSWVGTIEGSKGTPYEGLSYELSLHFPFDYPFKPPQVKFETPCFHPNVDHCGNICLDILQDMWSSAYDCRTILLSIQSLLGEPNNESPLNSYAATLWSNQEGVIFYLYYFPHLFYASSSVTLFFIQANCTGGVLLCLVWEKLLWDTNDFFFLSTLPLFGYLLELIQFLLEGGSHCDPRLPFIG from the exons ATGAGTGGAGATGCTGGAGTATCAGCCTTTCCTGAAGGTGAAAACATCTTCTCATGGGTCGGTACCATTGAaggaagcaaaggaactccatatgaAGGTTTATCCTACGAGCTTTCATTGCACTTTCCATTTGACTATCCTTTTAAGCCTCCCCAGGTTAAGTTTGAGACTCCGTGCTTCCATCCAAACGTCGATCATTGTGGCAACATTTGTTTAGACATCCTCCAG GATATGTGGTCTTCCGCATATGATTGCAGAACAATCTTGTTGTCCATCCAGAGCTTGTTAGGAG AACCCAATAATGAAAGTCCTCTCAATAGCTATGCTGCAACACTGTGGAGCAACCAAGAAGGTGTAATTTTCTATCTTTATTATTTTCCACATTTATTTTATGCATCGTCAAGTGTAACATTATTTTTCATACAAGCAAACTGCACTGGAGGTGTGCTGTTGTGTTTGGTCTGGGAGAAGTTGCTATGGGACaccaatgatttttttttcctttcgacACTTCCATTATTTGGTTACCTTCTAGAGTTGATTCAGTTTCTCCTAGAAGGCGGCAGTCATTGTGATCCAAGGCTCCCTTTTATTGGATGA